The Bacillus sp. Y1 genome has a window encoding:
- a CDS encoding peptidylprolyl isomerase: MKKFLACLLFVVFLVTGCGTSNEEGTDNSNGNASNNETANQENIELPQATTEVGEKERLVEMETSMGNIKIKLFPEQAPKAVENFITHSEEGYYEGVIFHRVINDFMIQGGDPDGTGMGGESIYGEPFEDEFSNQLYNFRGALSMANSGPSTNGSQFFIVQNKTLDPRSVDQMKKANYNEKVIKHYEDGGTPWLDKAHTVFGQVIEGMDVVDKIATTPVGEGDKPEEDVIIKKITVLK; the protein is encoded by the coding sequence ATGAAAAAATTCCTAGCGTGTTTATTATTCGTTGTTTTCCTTGTCACTGGTTGTGGGACAAGCAATGAAGAAGGTACGGATAATTCGAACGGAAATGCAAGCAATAATGAAACCGCTAACCAAGAAAATATTGAGCTTCCACAGGCAACCACAGAGGTTGGTGAAAAGGAAAGACTAGTCGAAATGGAAACATCAATGGGAAATATCAAAATCAAGCTGTTTCCAGAACAAGCTCCAAAGGCAGTAGAAAACTTTATTACTCATAGTGAAGAGGGATATTACGAAGGAGTCATTTTCCACCGTGTAATAAATGACTTTATGATTCAGGGCGGAGACCCAGATGGAACAGGAATGGGTGGAGAAAGCATTTATGGAGAGCCATTTGAAGATGAGTTCTCTAATCAACTTTATAATTTTAGAGGCGCTTTATCAATGGCTAACTCAGGTCCTAGTACGAATGGAAGCCAGTTTTTTATCGTACAAAATAAAACATTAGATCCACGTTCAGTGGACCAAATGAAAAAAGCTAATTACAACGAAAAGGTCATTAAGCACTATGAAGATGGTGGTACTCCATGGTTGGATAAAGCACATACCGTGTTTGGTCAAGTGATTGAAGGGATGGATGTGGTTGATAAAATAGCTACCACTCCAGTAGGTGAAGGTGATAAGCCGGAAGAAGATGTTATCATCAAGAAGATTACTGTGCTGAAGTAA
- a CDS encoding Na+/H+ antiporter subunit D: MNNLLLLPILIPLFTAVILIFLNRFTIASRWVSVLSLLSTVFVSILLFQKVRTDGIQTLNLGNWEAPFGITLVSDMLSALLVLTTSVIAFACCLYSFRAIGEEREKFYYYSILQFLIVGINGAFTTGDIFNLFVFFEVMLMSSYVLLVLGGTKAQLRESVKYILVNIISSSLFVITVAYLYSVVGTLNMAHISTRIAEVGQPGILTVIAVLFLIVFGLKGAIFPLYFWLPGSYYAPPAPVLALFGALLTKVGIYSIMRTYTLFFPHDPGYTHELLGVLAVITIIVGIIGALAYWDIKKIIIYNIIVAVGVILFGVSVNTTESLTGAIFYLIHDMLIKAALFLLVGVVIAITGTSNLKKISGLIKNYPLLGWMFLVSALALAGIPPLSGFVGKLLIVKSGFGAEAYWGAGIVLMSSLLVLFSVMKIFINGFWGIHRTYEKEEKAPVSWLLISPAILVIISVLYGVGAELVYPYILEAAETLTNPSTYINAVMKE; the protein is encoded by the coding sequence ATGAATAATTTGCTTTTATTACCTATACTGATTCCGCTTTTTACAGCGGTCATATTAATCTTTTTGAATCGCTTTACGATAGCCTCTAGGTGGGTGTCCGTTTTATCCTTATTATCCACCGTATTTGTGTCTATTCTACTTTTTCAGAAGGTTCGAACAGATGGAATTCAAACATTAAACTTAGGAAATTGGGAAGCACCTTTTGGGATTACGTTAGTATCTGATATGCTTTCTGCTCTTCTTGTTTTGACAACAAGTGTGATTGCATTCGCTTGCTGTCTCTATTCCTTCCGAGCAATTGGAGAGGAAAGAGAAAAGTTCTACTATTATTCTATTTTGCAATTTCTGATTGTCGGGATTAATGGTGCATTTACGACGGGAGATATTTTTAACCTTTTCGTCTTCTTTGAAGTGATGCTTATGAGCTCCTACGTGCTATTGGTTCTGGGCGGAACAAAGGCTCAGCTTCGCGAATCGGTGAAATATATTTTAGTGAATATTATCTCTAGTTCGTTGTTTGTTATTACCGTTGCTTACCTTTACTCGGTAGTAGGAACGCTAAATATGGCACATATCTCCACAAGGATTGCAGAAGTGGGACAGCCTGGTATTTTAACAGTCATTGCCGTGTTATTTTTAATCGTTTTCGGCTTAAAAGGAGCCATTTTCCCGCTTTATTTCTGGCTACCTGGCTCGTATTACGCTCCTCCTGCACCTGTTTTAGCGTTGTTCGGGGCTCTTTTAACCAAGGTTGGGATCTACTCTATCATGAGGACGTATACACTCTTTTTCCCTCATGACCCTGGCTATACTCATGAGCTCTTAGGGGTACTTGCGGTCATTACGATTATTGTTGGCATTATCGGAGCATTAGCGTACTGGGATATTAAGAAGATTATTATATATAACATTATCGTTGCTGTTGGGGTTATTTTGTTTGGGGTATCGGTAAATACAACTGAATCTTTGACAGGTGCAATTTTCTATTTGATTCATGACATGCTCATTAAAGCCGCATTATTCCTGCTTGTTGGAGTAGTCATTGCGATTACAGGAACGAGCAACTTAAAGAAAATCAGTGGATTGATTAAGAATTATCCTTTATTAGGCTGGATGTTCTTAGTATCTGCCCTTGCTTTAGCTGGAATTCCCCCATTAAGTGGCTTTGTTGGTAAGCTGTTGATTGTTAAGAGTGGTTTTGGTGCAGAAGCTTATTGGGGTGCTGGAATTGTGTTAATGTCGAGTCTCCTTGTTCTTTTTTCTGTTATGAAAATCTTTATTAATGGGTTTTGGGGCATTCATCGCACATACGAAAAGGAAGAAAAAGCTCCTGTTAGCTGGTTGCTTATCTCTCCCGCTATTTTAGTGATTATTTCTGTGTTGTATGGAGTTGGAGCGGAACTGGTTTACCCGTATATTTTAGAAGCTGCGGAAACACTTACTAATCCTTCCACCTACATCAATGCCGTCATGAAGGAGTGA
- the kapD gene encoding 3'-5' exonuclease KapD, protein MRKEHQYLFIDFEFTMPERSERFRGFYPEIIEAGIVSVVNDQICEKFSSYVTPNRFPMLSDRCKSFLKISQEQVNGGISFTDLVKKFEQLSSPSLDLTIVTWGNMDMRVLRNNCEQAGLPFPLKGEELDLSMEYKRFFGDQNQTGLWKAVQEYGKEGTGKHHRALDDALTTFNIFRLVEKDKKYLQGHAPTTIGDRIDFSKVLNKFA, encoded by the coding sequence ATGAGGAAGGAGCATCAGTATTTATTTATTGATTTTGAGTTTACGATGCCTGAGAGATCTGAGCGGTTTAGAGGTTTTTACCCAGAAATCATTGAGGCTGGCATTGTGTCGGTTGTAAATGATCAAATCTGCGAGAAATTTTCTTCGTATGTCACTCCTAATCGTTTCCCTATGCTATCGGACCGCTGTAAATCATTTTTGAAAATTTCACAGGAACAAGTCAATGGTGGCATTAGTTTTACAGATCTTGTGAAAAAGTTTGAGCAGTTAAGTTCCCCTTCATTAGACCTTACAATCGTTACGTGGGGCAATATGGACATGAGGGTTCTTCGTAATAACTGCGAACAAGCCGGTCTACCTTTTCCTTTAAAAGGGGAAGAACTCGATTTATCCATGGAGTACAAGCGATTCTTCGGAGACCAAAATCAAACTGGCTTATGGAAAGCGGTACAAGAGTATGGCAAGGAAGGAACAGGCAAGCACCACCGGGCGCTGGACGATGCATTAACCACATTCAATATTTTTCGTTTAGTTGAGAAGGATAAAAAGTACCTTCAAGGACATGCACCAACCACGATTGGTGACCGCATTGATTTCTCCAAAGTACTTAATAAGTTCGCATAA
- the mnhG gene encoding monovalent cation/H(+) antiporter subunit G, protein MIEIVKVIIGICIALGALLTVVTAVGLIRLPDVYTRTHAASKAATLGVMFVLAGTFLYFYLLEGHMNSRLILGIVFIFMTSPVAGHLIARAAYNTNVKLWENSVQDDLAAVKKERAGE, encoded by the coding sequence GTGATCGAAATAGTTAAGGTTATTATCGGGATATGCATCGCACTTGGAGCACTTCTAACGGTCGTTACAGCCGTCGGCCTTATCAGATTACCAGATGTGTATACACGCACACACGCTGCGTCTAAAGCCGCTACATTAGGAGTTATGTTTGTTTTAGCAGGTACCTTTCTATACTTCTACCTATTAGAAGGCCATATGAATTCTCGTCTGATTCTTGGAATTGTGTTTATTTTTATGACCTCTCCTGTAGCCGGACATCTTATTGCTAGAGCTGCGTACAATACAAATGTAAAGCTTTGGGAAAACAGTGTTCAGGACGATTTAGCTGCAGTGAAAAAAGAACGTGCTGGGGAATAG
- a CDS encoding Na+/H+ antiporter subunit E, with the protein MAFQILLNVFLALVWMFLKVSNEPIDFFVGYFFGLLLVFTFRRFFPSRFYLLRVIAVINLIAIFIKELLLSNIAVLKVIIKPKLDIQPGIFALPTELKNDWEITLLSNLITLTPGTLVVDISDDNRTLYIHAMDASDVEAAISSIKNTFEKAIMEVSR; encoded by the coding sequence ATGGCATTTCAAATTCTATTAAATGTTTTTCTAGCTCTTGTTTGGATGTTTTTAAAAGTCTCTAACGAACCGATAGATTTCTTTGTTGGCTACTTTTTCGGGTTATTGCTAGTCTTTACCTTTCGACGTTTTTTCCCTTCCCGCTTTTACTTATTAAGAGTGATAGCAGTAATCAACCTGATTGCCATCTTTATTAAAGAGCTTCTTTTATCTAATATTGCTGTTTTAAAGGTAATCATTAAACCAAAACTTGATATCCAGCCAGGAATTTTTGCTCTTCCTACTGAACTAAAAAATGATTGGGAAATCACTTTGTTATCCAATCTGATCACATTAACACCTGGGACATTAGTTGTTGATATTTCAGATGATAATCGAACTCTTTATATCCATGCGATGGACGCTTCAGATGTGGAAGCAGCCATTTCTAGCATCAAAAATACATTTGAAAAAGCCATCATGGAGGTGAGCAGGTAA
- a CDS encoding Na(+)/H(+) antiporter subunit F1, translating into MLQWVITISLVCITLSMLAMVYRVIKGPTTPDRVVALDALGICLVAIIALVSIMLKSNAFLEVILLIGILAFIGTVAFSKYLEKGVILERDRNS; encoded by the coding sequence ATGTTACAGTGGGTCATAACCATTTCTTTAGTTTGTATTACCTTATCCATGCTTGCTATGGTGTATCGGGTCATTAAAGGTCCTACAACACCAGACCGGGTGGTTGCTCTTGATGCACTAGGAATCTGTCTAGTTGCCATCATCGCGCTAGTTTCCATCATGTTAAAATCAAATGCTTTCCTAGAGGTTATCTTGTTGATTGGAATTTTAGCTTTTATTGGTACAGTTGCCTTCTCCAAGTATTTAGAAAAGGGGGTCATCCTTGAACGTGATCGAAATAGTTAA
- a CDS encoding DUF5366 family protein: MKNTYLTSYFPLVSILLFSLSFAMLVEVHLFKFLNATGIYVGMLEFFSRSGIKLALLILLLVVFFMVFAALKLIADTINELSLLFFSKDFNGESLKDVRAGAIIYFSGSVLSLLGSAHVTILAIVFALTTISYFVFFVYKVSSKLSLSGIIGLIFFQVLTWSTLVLGVVFIALKVYNSIVASLPV, translated from the coding sequence ATGAAAAATACGTATTTAACAAGTTACTTTCCTTTGGTGTCTATTTTATTATTTAGCTTGTCCTTTGCTATGCTAGTTGAGGTGCATCTTTTTAAATTTTTAAATGCTACCGGCATTTATGTGGGAATGCTAGAATTCTTTTCTAGAAGTGGAATCAAGCTTGCGTTGCTTATCTTATTACTTGTTGTCTTTTTTATGGTTTTTGCGGCTTTAAAGCTGATTGCTGATACGATCAATGAGCTTTCTTTACTTTTTTTCTCGAAGGATTTTAACGGGGAAAGCTTAAAGGATGTGCGTGCTGGAGCGATTATTTATTTTTCAGGCTCTGTTTTATCGCTTTTAGGATCTGCCCATGTAACCATACTAGCTATCGTTTTTGCCCTTACAACGATAAGTTACTTTGTCTTTTTTGTGTATAAGGTAAGCTCGAAGCTGTCACTGTCTGGAATTATTGGACTGATTTTTTTTCAGGTCCTTACCTGGTCAACCCTCGTGTTAGGTGTCGTATTTATTGCGTTAAAAGTATACAACAGCATCGTTGCTAGTTTACCAGTATAA
- a CDS encoding transglycosylase domain-containing protein, with protein MKAATGYLFIILLLPVFFLLAYFSSKEVRSFDTFDHVIENKIQLEKTNLSQTSLIKDRNGETVLEWYSTVNRIVLPSEDIPELLREVFVLSEDQHFYEHIGFDLTAMGRALTINIQSNGIEQGASTITQQLARNLYLTHEQSYNRKLSEILYAYKLEKTYSKKEIIDLYINSIYFQNGAYGIEAAAKHYFNRGTLELTKAELLFLAAVPNNPTYYDPLTHFDRTKARQERLIDLLVEKDKLSASEATEIKNSPINLTLHERIDEAPDYMTYVQNELSQLIALSEGLTDEEQIDNRVKEVITSGISIETSLDQSLQNRAKTAVSDNLPFIDVEGSVAVIDHTNAQILALVGGKNYQKGEFNRAFQAYRQPGSSIKPLLVYAPYLQETQSSLSKTVNAGELCIGNYCPENYGGKIYGNVTLERAFANSYNTPAVRLLNEIGVETGFQYLTSFPFKKLVAQDHVLPAAVGGFTYGMSPLELTGAYTSFYDGGYQHPRAIRKVTDLQGKILYEWKDEKKQVWSAETVSSMRSLLSETVSSGTARKAHLSGATYQGGKTGTTNNYQDYWFVGLTDTLTVGVWVGRDMPSSIENIEQYSPHLYIWKAIMSY; from the coding sequence ATGAAAGCAGCAACTGGTTATTTGTTTATTATCCTGCTTCTCCCCGTCTTTTTCCTGCTTGCCTATTTTTCTAGCAAAGAGGTACGCTCTTTTGATACTTTCGATCATGTGATAGAAAACAAGATCCAGTTAGAAAAAACAAACTTATCACAAACAAGCTTGATCAAAGATCGCAATGGGGAAACCGTTTTAGAATGGTACAGCACGGTAAATCGCATTGTTTTACCATCTGAGGACATTCCCGAGCTATTGCGTGAGGTGTTTGTTCTATCAGAGGATCAGCACTTTTATGAGCATATTGGCTTTGACTTAACAGCCATGGGTCGTGCACTCACGATCAATATTCAGTCAAACGGAATTGAACAGGGAGCAAGCACGATTACACAGCAGCTCGCTCGAAATTTATATTTAACTCATGAGCAATCCTACAATCGAAAGCTTAGTGAAATTCTTTACGCCTACAAACTAGAAAAAACTTACTCAAAAAAGGAAATTATAGATTTATATATTAATTCTATTTATTTTCAAAATGGGGCTTACGGAATTGAAGCAGCGGCTAAACATTACTTTAACCGCGGAACACTTGAACTCACAAAAGCGGAGCTGCTTTTTCTAGCTGCTGTTCCGAACAATCCGACTTACTACGATCCATTAACCCATTTCGATCGAACAAAAGCGCGTCAAGAGCGTCTCATAGATTTATTAGTTGAAAAAGACAAGCTCTCGGCTTCAGAAGCAACAGAAATAAAGAATTCGCCTATCAATCTAACATTGCATGAACGAATTGACGAAGCACCTGATTACATGACTTATGTTCAAAATGAATTATCACAATTAATTGCTCTTTCAGAAGGATTAACCGACGAGGAACAGATTGACAATCGGGTAAAAGAAGTGATTACTTCCGGAATTAGCATTGAAACTTCGTTGGACCAAAGTCTTCAAAATCGAGCAAAAACAGCGGTTAGTGATAATCTACCATTTATCGATGTGGAAGGTTCTGTGGCAGTCATTGACCATACGAATGCACAGATACTCGCACTCGTTGGCGGAAAAAACTATCAAAAAGGTGAATTCAATCGGGCGTTCCAAGCTTATCGTCAGCCTGGTTCATCGATAAAACCATTACTTGTTTACGCTCCTTATTTACAAGAGACGCAATCCTCTCTATCTAAAACAGTAAATGCAGGAGAGCTCTGTATTGGTAACTATTGCCCTGAAAACTATGGTGGAAAAATATACGGGAATGTAACACTTGAACGCGCGTTTGCCAACTCATACAATACACCGGCTGTTCGACTTTTAAACGAAATTGGCGTAGAAACGGGCTTTCAATATCTTACATCATTCCCTTTTAAGAAGTTAGTAGCACAGGATCATGTGTTACCAGCTGCCGTTGGTGGATTTACGTATGGAATGTCACCATTAGAGCTGACAGGAGCTTATACCTCTTTTTATGACGGAGGGTACCAGCATCCACGTGCGATTCGTAAGGTTACTGATTTACAAGGAAAGATTCTTTACGAATGGAAGGATGAGAAAAAACAAGTCTGGTCTGCTGAAACTGTCAGTAGCATGCGCAGTCTTCTATCCGAAACGGTCTCTTCAGGAACCGCTCGAAAAGCCCATTTATCTGGTGCGACTTATCAAGGCGGGAAAACAGGAACAACAAATAATTACCAAGACTACTGGTTTGTTGGTTTAACAGATACGCTTACGGTTGGAGTTTGGGTAGGAAGAGACATGCCATCCAGCATTGAAAATATTGAGCAATATTCTCCACATCTTTATATATGGAAAGCGATTATGTCTTATTAG
- a CDS encoding Na(+)/H(+) antiporter subunit B, translated as MRTNDLILQTVTKVTLFIILLFSIHLFFAGHYYPGGGFIGGLMTAGALVLLLLAFDMKTVANILPVNYRIMTAIGLLFSIGTGAGSLLFNVPFLTHAFNDVYLPILGKTSLHTAVLFDIGVYLVVIGVTMTIIQTIGEDE; from the coding sequence ATGAGAACGAATGACCTCATTCTACAAACGGTAACAAAAGTGACTTTGTTCATCATTCTCCTCTTCTCTATTCATCTTTTCTTTGCTGGACATTATTATCCGGGTGGAGGATTCATTGGGGGATTGATGACAGCAGGGGCTCTTGTACTCTTGCTGTTAGCATTTGATATGAAGACGGTGGCCAATATATTACCCGTCAATTACCGTATTATGACGGCAATTGGGCTTCTTTTTTCGATTGGGACAGGGGCAGGATCATTGCTGTTTAATGTTCCATTTTTGACTCATGCATTTAATGATGTTTACTTGCCTATCCTTGGCAAAACATCGTTGCACACAGCAGTGTTATTTGATATCGGTGTGTATCTTGTCGTTATCGGTGTCACAATGACCATTATTCAAACAATAGGGGAGGACGAATAA
- a CDS encoding PaaI family thioesterase → MKGNSLIQTLGIEFKQIEKGRVVATMPVDDRTRQPFGLLHGGASVALAESVASIGAYELVNKEKEVVVGLEINANHIKAKKDGIVTATGTVLHQGRTTMVWDIKITDEQDQLISVSRCTIAVIEKR, encoded by the coding sequence ATGAAGGGAAACTCATTAATTCAAACCCTAGGAATTGAATTTAAGCAGATTGAAAAAGGAAGAGTCGTAGCTACGATGCCTGTAGATGACCGCACACGTCAACCGTTCGGCCTTCTCCATGGTGGTGCATCAGTTGCACTTGCAGAAAGCGTTGCTTCAATCGGAGCGTACGAATTGGTTAATAAGGAAAAGGAAGTTGTCGTTGGATTAGAAATCAATGCCAATCATATTAAAGCAAAAAAAGACGGTATCGTAACCGCTACTGGAACAGTACTTCATCAAGGTCGGACCACAATGGTATGGGATATTAAAATAACAGACGAACAAGACCAGCTTATTAGTGTCTCACGCTGTACAATAGCTGTAATCGAAAAAAGATAA
- a CDS encoding Na+/H+ antiporter subunit A, with product MSLLHLAIVSPLLLAVIIPIFSKSIRQIHTGWFVLPLPVVLFSYFLSFISTTSHQGTVYESFEWIPSLGINFAAKIDGLGLLFALLISGIGSLVVLYSIYYLAKDKEQLGSFYVYLLLFMGAMLGVVLSDNLIVMYGFWELTSISSFLLIGYWYHREKSRYGAQKSMLITVFGGLAMLGGIILLYIMTGSFSISEIVAQSDIVLEHTLLIPAILCFLLGAFTKSAQFPFHIWLPDAMEAPTPVSAYLHSATMVKAGIYLVARMSPVFAESPVWLWLVGGFGIVTLFWGSFSAVKQTDLKSILAFSTVSQLGLIMSLLGVGAAALHYDGIDDNVFTVATTAAVFHLINHATFKGSLFMVVGIVDHETGTRDIRKLGGLMHLMPITFTLAIIGAFSMAGLPPFNGFLSKEMFFTGMVNILKLDLFSLSTWGLLFPVLAWIASVFTFIYSMKLVFRTFTGKYKPEHLKKKPHEAPLGMLISPVVLASLVIIFGLFPNILSHNLISPAMASILPSLLSPGDMFDVHVYFWHGPTPELFMTLGVVILGILLYLTLPKWERTYDLLPEKLTLNKLYDKGLESIQSGSFKLTRFYMNGYIRTYLVYIFAFFILILGYTLYKKDAFLIDTANVSSIGIYELVLSLLIVVATITILFAKSRLTSIILLGAVGYTVALFFVVFRAPDLALTQLVIETVSVALFLLCFYHLPKFKKEESKIPFKLTNAVISIGVGAIVTAIALSSYSTKLFDSISQFYVDNTYIRAAGKNMVNVILVDFRGFDTLFEICVLAIASLGIFAMIKLRLTRGKEG from the coding sequence TTGTCTTTGCTACACTTGGCCATTGTTTCACCTCTATTGCTTGCGGTCATCATACCCATTTTTTCCAAAAGCATTAGACAAATACATACAGGATGGTTTGTACTACCATTACCAGTTGTATTATTTAGCTATTTTCTTTCGTTTATTAGTACCACTTCGCACCAAGGTACAGTATATGAAAGCTTTGAGTGGATTCCTTCTCTTGGCATTAATTTTGCGGCTAAAATAGATGGACTTGGATTGCTCTTTGCTTTGCTTATTTCAGGAATTGGGTCATTAGTTGTTCTTTATTCGATTTATTATTTAGCAAAGGATAAGGAACAGCTCGGCAGCTTCTACGTGTATCTTCTTCTCTTTATGGGAGCGATGCTCGGTGTGGTCCTATCCGATAATTTAATCGTTATGTACGGCTTTTGGGAGCTAACTAGTATTTCTTCCTTCCTACTTATCGGTTACTGGTATCATCGAGAAAAGTCTAGATATGGTGCACAAAAGTCTATGTTAATTACTGTTTTCGGTGGACTTGCGATGCTGGGTGGAATCATCCTGCTATACATCATGACAGGATCCTTTAGCATTTCAGAAATTGTCGCGCAATCAGACATTGTGTTAGAGCACACCTTACTTATTCCAGCAATACTCTGCTTTTTACTTGGTGCTTTTACTAAATCAGCTCAGTTTCCATTCCATATTTGGCTACCTGATGCAATGGAAGCTCCAACACCAGTTAGTGCCTATCTCCATTCGGCAACCATGGTTAAGGCGGGTATTTATCTCGTAGCGAGAATGAGTCCCGTGTTTGCTGAATCACCAGTTTGGCTCTGGCTCGTCGGAGGGTTCGGTATCGTCACATTGTTCTGGGGTTCTTTTTCAGCTGTCAAACAGACTGACTTAAAGAGCATACTTGCCTTCTCTACCGTTAGCCAATTAGGGTTGATTATGTCTCTGTTAGGTGTTGGTGCTGCTGCCCTACACTATGATGGAATAGATGACAATGTTTTTACTGTGGCAACTACAGCTGCTGTCTTTCACTTAATTAACCATGCTACCTTCAAAGGAAGCTTGTTCATGGTCGTAGGAATTGTTGACCATGAAACAGGAACACGTGATATACGGAAGCTTGGCGGTTTGATGCATTTGATGCCGATTACCTTTACGCTTGCAATTATCGGTGCGTTTTCTATGGCTGGCTTACCACCATTTAACGGATTTTTAAGTAAAGAAATGTTTTTTACCGGTATGGTAAATATTTTAAAATTGGACCTTTTCTCTCTAAGCACTTGGGGATTATTATTTCCTGTTCTTGCTTGGATCGCCAGTGTATTTACGTTTATATACAGTATGAAGCTTGTGTTTAGAACGTTTACTGGTAAATACAAACCGGAACATTTAAAGAAGAAACCACATGAGGCACCACTTGGAATGCTCATTTCACCAGTTGTGCTTGCCTCTTTAGTCATCATTTTTGGGTTGTTTCCGAATATTCTTTCCCATAATTTGATTTCACCAGCGATGGCTTCTATTTTACCGAGCCTTCTTTCTCCAGGAGATATGTTTGACGTTCATGTTTACTTTTGGCACGGTCCAACTCCAGAATTATTTATGACTCTAGGGGTCGTGATTCTTGGAATTCTTCTGTATTTAACATTACCGAAATGGGAAAGAACCTATGACTTACTGCCTGAAAAATTAACCTTGAACAAGCTATATGACAAAGGACTAGAATCGATTCAATCTGGTTCATTCAAGCTAACAAGATTTTATATGAATGGCTATATTCGGACGTATTTGGTTTATATTTTTGCATTTTTCATTCTGATTTTAGGCTACACGCTTTATAAGAAAGACGCGTTTTTGATCGACACAGCAAATGTATCAAGCATTGGCATTTATGAGCTGGTTCTTTCCTTGCTTATAGTCGTAGCTACCATTACCATTCTGTTTGCTAAATCAAGACTCACCTCTATTATCTTGCTAGGAGCAGTGGGGTATACAGTTGCCCTTTTCTTTGTTGTTTTCCGTGCACCGGATTTAGCACTTACTCAGTTGGTCATTGAAACAGTGTCTGTTGCATTGTTTCTACTGTGTTTCTATCATTTACCGAAATTCAAAAAGGAAGAATCAAAAATTCCTTTTAAACTCACAAATGCTGTTATTTCTATAGGAGTAGGTGCGATTGTCACCGCTATTGCACTTTCTTCTTATAGTACAAAGCTATTTGATTCGATTTCACAATTTTACGTAGACAATACGTATATCCGTGCTGCAGGGAAAAATATGGTAAACGTCATTCTCGTTGACTTCCGTGGCTTTGATACGTTATTTGAAATCTGTGTACTTGCGATTGCATCACTTGGTATTTTTGCAATGATTAAACTACGTCTAACAAGGGGGAAAGAAGGATGA
- a CDS encoding Na(+)/H(+) antiporter subunit C, with amino-acid sequence MEIVMAFVVGIIFMAATYLMLSKSLLRIIIGTGLLSHGTHLLVLTMGGLKNGAAPLLGEHAAGYNDPLPQALILTAIVIAFGVTSFFLVLAYRAYQELGTDNMDRLRGTKINE; translated from the coding sequence ATGGAAATCGTTATGGCGTTTGTAGTTGGTATTATTTTTATGGCAGCCACTTATTTAATGCTTTCTAAAAGTTTACTTCGAATTATTATCGGAACGGGACTTTTAAGTCATGGCACACATTTATTGGTTTTAACTATGGGAGGCCTAAAAAATGGTGCCGCTCCCTTACTTGGAGAACACGCTGCAGGGTACAATGATCCATTGCCACAGGCGTTGATATTAACGGCTATCGTTATTGCCTTTGGTGTTACTTCCTTTTTTCTAGTATTAGCTTATCGCGCGTACCAAGAGCTAGGAACGGACAACATGGATCGCTTGAGAGGGACGAAAATTAATGAATAA
- a CDS encoding kinase-associated lipoprotein B, whose translation MSDIQIGDKVTAIYKTGKYIGEVTNIRPETILVRVLAVVTHPTQGDLHSHKDADVPLFHERRALAYREQANIPAKMVKPYTDEIPEYKESLTKAIQKLRDTLASDDTLWAKKSLENISTLEKEYF comes from the coding sequence ATGTCCGACATTCAAATCGGTGACAAGGTCACAGCAATATATAAAACCGGAAAGTATATTGGTGAAGTAACAAACATCCGTCCAGAGACCATTCTTGTCCGCGTCCTCGCTGTTGTTACTCATCCGACACAAGGAGATTTACATAGTCATAAGGATGCAGATGTGCCTCTTTTTCATGAAAGACGAGCTCTTGCTTACCGAGAACAAGCCAACATCCCTGCAAAAATGGTAAAGCCCTATACAGACGAAATTCCTGAATACAAAGAGTCCCTAACGAAAGCCATTCAAAAATTAAGAGATACGCTGGCTAGCGATGACACCCTTTGGGCAAAAAAGAGCCTTGAAAATATCTCAACACTTGAGAAAGAATACTTCTAA